A genome region from Triticum aestivum cultivar Chinese Spring chromosome 2B, IWGSC CS RefSeq v2.1, whole genome shotgun sequence includes the following:
- the LOC123046384 gene encoding serine carboxypeptidase-like 7: protein MQIRPTVVLPLASTQGGALSSQPLAESYKTEQTEAVAHWPLPSPRMNGRGLLLLCLFLSAALTPPRQLAVAGAASSSKVVTSLPGFQGQLPFHLETGYVEVDEENGTELFYYFVESEAGAHNAPFLLWLTGGDRCSVLSGLALEIGPFQFVAEPYNGTVPRLQINPYSWTKVANVLFVDTPVGAGFSFSRRPEGYHVGEVSTSLQLHELLIKWFTDHPEFLANPLYIGGDSLAGQLVPFIAQKISEGIEAGRSPILNLKGYLVGNPGTGENIDISSRVPYAHGLGIISDQLYETILGHCQGEDYMNPRNTLCAQSLGTFNNLRSEVMVAQILLDNCVYASPRPGIETDKSAGAARKILSEEAVIVTGKRVKHPPPRVPLGCISYTAYLSYFWANDELTRDALGIKDGTVDEWVRCHDGDLPYAVDIGSSIKYHWNVTVNGYRALVYSGDHDAIVPHLGTQAWVRSLGFPIVDDWRAWHLDGQSAGFTITYSNNMTFATVKGAGHTAPQYEPERCYAMFNRWILDQPL from the exons ATGCAGATCAGGCCCACGGTTGTCCTTCCGCTGGCATCTACACAAGGCGGTGCCTTGTCGTCTCAGCCTCTTGCAGAGAGCTACAAAACAGAGCAGACGGAGGCGGTTGCCCACTGGCCACTACCTTCTCCGAGAATGAACGGGCGGGGGCTGCTGCTGCTCTGCCTCTTCCTCTCGGCCGCGCTGACCCCGCCGCGGCAGCTCGCCGTCGCCGGCGCAGCCTCCAGTTCCAAGGTGGTGACCAGCCTCCCCGGCTTCCAAGGCCAGCTCCCCTTCCACCTCGAGACCGG GTACGTGGAGGTGGACGAGGAGAACGGCACCGAGCTGTTCTACTACTTCGTCGAGTCCGAGGCCGGCGCCCACAACGCCCCTTTCCTCCTCTGGCTCACCGGCGGCGACCGCTGCTCCGTACTCAGCGGCCTCGCCTTGGAGATCG GTCCATTCCAGTTCGTCGCAGAGCCCTACAACGGCACAGTACCGCGCCTGCAAATCAACCCGTACTCATGGACCAAG GTGGCAAATGTCCTTTTCGTCGATACACCGGTTGGGGCAGGATTTTCCTTCTCCAGGCGGCCTGAAGGTTACCATGTTGGGGAAGTATCTACCTCGTTGCAGCTCCATGAACTCCTCATCAAG TGGTTCACTGACCATCCCGAGTTCCTCGCAAATCCTCTCTACATCGGGGGAGACTCTCTTGCTGGACAACTTGTACCATTTATCGCTCAAAAGATCTCAGAAG GTATTGAAGCTGGAAGGAGCCCCATCCTTAATCTCAAG GGCTATCTGGTAGGCAACCCGGGTACCGGCGAAAACATTGATATTAGCTCCAGAGTGCCGTATGCTCATGGACTTGGTATAATATCAGATCAGTTATATGAG ACAATACTGGGGCATTGCCAAGGAGAAGACTACATGAATCCTAGAAATACACTGTGTGCTCAATCTCTAGGCACTTTCAATAAT CTCCGCTCAGAAGTTATGGTTGCCCAAATTTTGTTGGACAATTGCGTTTATGCATCTCCTAGGCCAGGCATCGAGACGGACAAGTCAGCTGGTGCTGCTCGGAAGATCCTAAGCGAGGAAGCAGTAATCGTAACGGGGAAACGAGTAAAACACCCGCCACCTCGTGTGCCATTGGGCTGCATT AGCTACACGGCTTACCTGTCGTATTTCTGGGCAAACGACGAGCTCACCCGAGACGCCCTGGGGATCAAGGACGGCACCGTGGACGAGTGGGTGAGGTGCCACGACGGCGACCTGCCGTACGCCGTGGACATCGGGAGCAGCATCAAGTACCACTGGAATGTCACCGTCAATGGTTACCGTGCGCTGGTGTACAG CGGCGACCACGATGCGATTGTGCCGCACCTGGGGACGCAGGCGTGGGTGAGGTCTCTCGGTTTCCCCATCGTCGACGACTGGAGGGCCTGGCATCTCGACGGCCAGTCTGCCGG ATTCACCATAACTTACTCCAACAACATGACATTCGCGACCGTCAAG GGAGCCGGGCACACGGCGCCCCAGTACGAGCCCGAGAGGTGCTACGCCATGTTCAACCGGTGGATACTGGACCAGCCACTCTAG